Proteins encoded within one genomic window of Salmo trutta chromosome 11, fSalTru1.1, whole genome shotgun sequence:
- the LOC115202304 gene encoding hydroperoxide isomerase ALOXE3 — MVKYTVKVFTGEMLLAGTLNSVYVKLVGTKGESKRVYIPKTASQGSVIELDVPCPSSLGHLEFVVLETEPYALLAYINDDWFCSKVVVTTPEGDMANFPCYHWISGYERLVFREATGKLIFNETCPEAIEERKKELQSRHEVYCWSIYAEGLPQIMKVDSTSELPAEVRFSFTKDFKFKFTAAAALVELNLAGLSTNKEQWKSLGELSHVFNSRKTDVYDYVEKNWKKDEFFGYQLLNGLNPMMIHRCSKLPENFPVKEEMVKASLFGKSLEAEIKKGNIFLVDYKRLHGVTANVINRKQHFLAAPLCLLYMTPEDKLMPIAIQLKQEPGEDNPIFLPTDSEYDWLLAKIFVRSADFAEHELNFHLLRTHLLAEVFAVSTLRNLPMVHPLYKLLISHFRYTLQINTLARQALISENGVITENASVGGPGMVEFLQKAMASLTYSSLCLPEDITARGLESIPNFFYRDDGLRLWDIVHRLVKKMIAHYYTCDSDVQKDSELQNWIKEIFFHGFLAKTSTGIPQSFSSVTELIKFLTMVIFTVTVQHAAVNNAQFDFGGWMPNFPISLQQPPPTTKGQCTESTMLKTFPDINTTVYGMAAVYLLSMQSTDFVTLGNGYQDHFSEKTPLELIQETQDVLKKYNFEIQGRNVSLPLPYTFLNPNNVENSVAL, encoded by the exons ATGGTGAAATACACAGTGAAAGTGTTTACTGGAGAAATGCTGCTTGCCGGCACACTGAATAGTGTTTACGTTAAACTGGTCGGCACAAAGGGAGAAAGTAAACGTGTGTACATCCCTAAAACCGCCAGCCAAGGATCG gtgattgaGCTTGATGTGCCCTGTCCTTCCTCCCTGGGCCACCTGGAGTTTGTGGTGCTGGAAACAGAGCCGTATGCCCTGCTCGCCTACATCAACGATGACTGGTTCTGTTCTAAAGTAGTGGTGACCACACCAGAGGGAGACATGGCCAACTTCCCCTGTTACCACTGGATCTCAGGCTATGAGCGTCTGGTGTTCAGAGAGGCCACTG GTAAGCTAATATTCAATGAGACCTGCCCAGAGGCcatagaggagagaaagaaggagctGCAGAGTCGCCATGAGGTGTACTG CTGGAGTATATATGCCGAGGGTCTACCCCAAATAATGAAAGTTGACAGCACTTCTGAACTCCCTGCTGAGGTCCGCTTCTCTTTCACCAAGGACTTCAAGTTCAAGTTCACAGCAGCCGCAGC ATTGGTGGAGTTGAATCTAGCAGGACTGTCCACCAACAAGGAGCAATGGAAGAGCCTAGGTGAACTCAGTCACGTCTTCAATAGCCGCAAGACTGATGTTTATG ACTATGTCGAAAAGAACTGGAAGAAGGACGAGTTTTTCGGGTACCAGCTTCTGAACGGCCTCAACCCCATGATGATCCATCGCTGCTCCAAGCTTCCAGAGAACTTCCCCGTCAAAGAAGAAATGGTGAAGGCTTCCCTTTTTGGAAAAAGCCTTGAAGCGGAAATTAAG AAAGGCAACATCTTCCTGGTTGACTACAAGCGCCTGCATGGAGTGACTGCAAACGTGATCAATAGGAAACAGCACTTCTTGGCTGCTCCGCTCTGCTTGCTCTACATGACTCCAGAAGATAAGCTCATGCCCATCGCAATCCAG CTGAAGCAGGAGCCTGGAGAAGACAACCCCATCTTCCTTCCTACTGACTCTGAGTATGACTGGCTCCTGGCCAAGATCTTTGTGAGGAGCGCCGACTTCGCTGAACACGAGCTGAACTTTCACCTGCTGAGGACTCACCTGCTGGCTGAGGTGTTTGCCGTGTCGACACTGCGCAACCTACCAATGGTGCATCCTCTCTACAAG CTCCTGATCTCTCACTTCCGCTACACTCTGCAGATCAACACTCTGGCTAGACAGGCCCTCATATCAGAGAACGGGGTGATCACAGAG AATGCCAGTGTAGGAGGTCCAGGGATGGTGGAGTTCCTGCAGAAAGCGATGGCCTCATTGACCTACAGCTCCCTCTGTTTGCCAGAGGACATCACTGCACGCGGTCTGGAGTCAATCCCCAACTTCTTCTACAGGGATGATGGACTCAGGCTGTGGGACATCGTCCACAG GTTGGTTAAGAAAATGATTGCTCACTACTACACCTGTGACTCAGACGTCCAGAAGGACTCTGAACTGCAGAACTGGATCAAGGAAATCTTCTTCCATGGGTTCCTGGCCAAAACCAGCACAG GAATCCCTCAGTCTTTCAGTTCAGTGACAGAGCTGATCAAGTTTCTCACCATGGTGATCTTCACAGTGACTGTCCAACATGCTGCAGTCAACAATGCACAG TTTGATTTTGGGGGCTGGATGCCCAACTTCCCCATCTCCCTGCAACAGCCTCCTCCCACCACTAAGGGGCAGTGTACTGAGAGCACCATGCTGAAGACTTTCCCTGACATCAATACCACGGTCTATGGCATGGCAGCGGTGTACCTTCTGAGCATGCAGTCCACTGACTTT GTCACTCTTGGAAATGGCTATCAGGATCACTTCAGTGAGAAGACCCCTCTGGAACTGATTCAAGAAACTCAAGATGTGCTGAAGAAATACAACTTTGAAATCCAAGGCAGGAATGTCTCTTTGCCCTTGCCATACACCTTCCTGAATCCCAACAATGTGGAGAACAGTGTGGCCCTGTAA